cctctctgcctcttgtataggtctgctctgtggcacacaggctcttcagcatggcctgcgccatggctgcctcctcacacagtctcttgcccattTGGgcgcactcacacggagctgctggtggctctcagtcctgccattgccctgcatgtGTTGCAGGGGTACAtcctgcattctcgccacggcttgcagaggagtctgtggtctggtgctcctccttccttcctcctctgactgtgaggtccatgtggtcgcctccatcttgtatcattcttacacctcctgccaagcacttcaaattcccatccctaaatagtgctgaCAGAGGTGACAGATTGGCCCAGctaggctggaggtgggtctgaacccaggagccaggggagagatAACTCTTTACtgagtcttcactgcaaccttcTCCCaatgttaccaagcaaaagctgctgcttgctAAACTATGACAAGCCTTTAGTGACATTTGTTCTTAAATGCTGAAGTTCTGAAAGTGTCAGTGGTATGAGCTGAACCCAAAAGGAGTACAGTGGGAGTCACAGTCTACTGTGGTAGCTGAATGGCAATTACCTTCTGTATGTCAATGTGGTGatgggttttgcttttaaaactgcACTCAGAATCATGCTTCTGTCCAAGCATAGCAGCAGGCAGGGTCTTTGCCATTCGGGTATTAGACTTTGTTCAGACTGCAAAATGACCTGCACAAAATTAGCAGGGCAGGCTGTCTATAAGAGACTGTGGAATGGGAGGATATGTTTGCTTTTTGGGAATCCATTTCCCACTAGAGGGAAGTGTGGGACAAGAGTCAGAAGTTGCTGAAAGCAGGAGGGAAGGCTCTGATTTATCTTGGTCATGTATTTACTGGAAAGTGATGCTTGTCTCCAGTGCAGCTTGCCAAGATGCTAAAAAGCTTCTGGAGAGAAGAATCTTGCTTGGGAATGACCTTTTTCACCATCTGGCTTCTCTTCATAGATGCAATCCCTagaaggcagggagagctttAAGTTGACTTtaagaattttctgatactacAGCTAACAGACAAGTATTAAGGCACAGTTCAAGGCATTTGCAATTACTATAGCTGCATTAATAGCTCCATAcaccaaagcacagaaaagtaGGAGGATGGTTGATATTTGAAAAAGGAACTGGAAGTTTTTGATCCTTGCTGTCAGTGGACATCCAAGGTACAGGATTTCACCTGGTGCAGAAATActtgggaaggagagaggaatctatttactttccttctttctaCCCACTCAAGATCTGGAAGAAGGCACAATCTGCTAGATCTATCTCTTACAGTGACAATGCAAGTTTTAATTCCACAAATTTTGACATTCCTTCCCTGTCTTCCATGTTCTGAATAGGAAAAGCCTCCTGAATTTGAGACTTGACTGGAGCATTTATCTCCTTCACTAAAGTTCTGAGAGCTGTAAACACAGAGTCCCTGATACTTCCTTCAGTAGAGATCTTGCTGAATGTCCTAAAGTGAACGGGAAGTCTTTTTCAACAATGCAAGTGGAGAGAACAAGAAATTCTCATTACCTATCATCTTGAAAGAGCTAAAGGAGATAAAGTTAACTCTATACACATATATGACAGCTGATCTATATTAAGTAAAAACCGTTGACTGTATTCCTTCTGCAGAAAGGCTGGTGACTAATGAACAGGACTCTGATGTGGCATCTTAGTGGAAGATGATATGACTAAATTGTAAACAGTACTATGCAGGAAGAGTCATGTGTGTAAATGTCAACCAGATATCTTTTAAGGACTGGAAATTATTCAAGAAAAGGAGTTATGAATCAGAACATggaacctcttttttttctattagcAGTGTACAGATACCTTCATGTGGCTGAGATCCAGGGGAGCCTTGACGAGCCATGTCAATGGCAATAGCCTGGAGGATTTTCTTTTGACTTACTGAGAAATGCTGACATCAGTTGTGAATCAGCATTGTCCACATTCCTTCTGGATTGTTTTCTCCTGCGTTAGGAGAATTTGTTATCCGCAGATTCACTGTCAAGGCTGCtacactttaatttttttagtatAGCCTCTGTAACAGCTTCTTGCAGACTCCATGTAGGCAAAGAATCATTCACTTGATCTTGAAAGAGCAAGGAGATAACATTAGACTGAAATGTACATGGTGAAATTCTTAAGTCTGGGGTGGGGGAAGATTATGAGCATCTCGCACCTGTCAATGCAAGTGTGAAGCATAATAGTTCTATACTGGTTTTCACAGTTGGACCCAGGAAAGACCTGAGGACAAGTTATATGCTTTCATTTCTCTGAAAGTAGCTGTTCAGCTATTTATCAGGACAACATAATCTCTCAAGATGGGGCTGAGGATGACAGAAACAATTGAGTCAGGGTGCTTTTCTAGTTGGAAACAGAAACAAGATCTCAAACTTGTTCTGCATAACAAGAGTATACTACTAGAAAATAGACATATCATTTCATGTTGTAGCATAGGCTAAAATAAGGTGACCCTTGTGGCTTTTCCAGCATGTGTGAAAGTCTTGGGGTAAGAATTCCACCACACCTTTTTGGAGACAGTCTGGTCTCTGCAGGCTGTCGATGCTGCTTCACTGTGGTTGGATGTTATACAAATTATAGAGTTGCACAAACTGTCACGCTGCTGTCATGACTACGCAGGCAATATGACagtacaaattgttactgaatTCCAGTTTGGAAGCAGAGTGATTCTGGACACCAAGACATACTTTACTTGCATGAGTCTGTACAGGTTACCTGAGAATGTCTGTTCACCAATGTTATTAGATCTCATTCTGTCAAGACGCAAGAATAAAACTGAGACTTATTATTGTTAAAGACTTAAGttgaaaaaagtgaagaaaatatcTGGTTAGCAGTTGTCCAGATGAACTAAGTACTTGAAATAAAGCTGCATGATGGTCATGATGTAATAATGAACTATAACTGTAAAAAGTAAGGTCTGTGTTATCTAGCATTAGATCTCAAGACATGAGTCCAAGGGGTAATGAGGTATAATCATATGCACAACTTAAAAGATGCACAATGTGAATATAAATTGCTATATTAGTATGTTAAATAGTGTCTAAGTGTTACCTAGGTAAAGGACTCATTTAGACTGAAGATCATGCAAAATAGTATGTAGTGCGTATTTGAGATGCGTAGTACAGCATTTAGGCATAATGGCAATGCTAGTTCATGCTTGAATGTTTTGGTAGGATGGGAGATTGCAAAATGCTTGGTATTTACTATCTATTCCATGTAAGTATCAACTGTGAAATTCTGTGCATGTTTTATGTTGAAATGAGTTAGAAGTCAAGCAAACTGTCAGCCTACACTTCAATTGTTGATGTCTTTAGTGTTTTTGTGTTGCAAAGCAGAGTCTGTTATGATTAATGTTCTTatattgcttgtttttttccaagtgtttcTTTTCTATTACAGTTAGCTATTTTTATCTGGAGTGGGCTTTCATAACTTATGGTAATCTAACTTATGTTTGTTGTGTAATCACATGACCAGGGCAGCAGCCGTCACACACTGAAATTATAGTACCCCACATCATAAACTGGTGTATACATGTAGTGCGTACTTTTGGGGCTGGCTGTGCATCACTTCATATGGCCAGTTACATGCAAGTCCTTCTTCCTTGCTTTCCTATCACCTAATGGGCCTGCTGTAGTCATGATGTGTTCTTGTACTGTACCTGTTAAGTGCCTTAAGGTGTCTATCTTGCCTTCAAGACTCTAGAAAGCAAGATGAAAGACTCTTTGAGTTTGCATTTTGACAAGCAGGACTGAGATGCATTTTACAGGTAGTAGTTTCATTCTATTTGCTGTGTGAATAATACTAATGGGGCAAATATTAATGTGGTAAAATATTACTCATTCCTCCTCCAACTAGAGATCCAGGAGGCTGATCTGTTTTCTCAGGCTGTAATAAGAACCTGTAGTTAACGTCTAACCCCTCTAATTTCCATTGACTGTATCTGACTGCTTTGAACTGAAGCTCTGGAGAAGCTGTCAATAAAAAGTAAACTAGCCTGCCTAATGCAAAGTTCTGTTTTAAGCATAATTAAATAGTTCACATATAAGGTAACAAATTGCTATTTAGTCTTACAcccatagaatggtttgagttaaagatcatctagtctcaacccctctgccatggaTAGGGACATCTTCctctagaccaggttgctcaaagccccatccagtgtgactttgaacacttccagggatggggcacccCCAACCACTCTGGGCAATCTAttcagtgcctcaccaccctcacagtggagaatttcttcctaatacGTAATCTAAATTTACCCCCTTTCAGTATAAAGCCATttcctccttgtcctgtcactacatgcccttATAAGAAAGTCATAGACAGACTTTTTACAAGCCttctttaggtactggaaggttGCTTTAAGGTTccccctcttctccaggatgaacaacCCCAGCCCTCTCAACCTGTTTTGATAGGAAGTGTGCTCCAGTcctttgatcatctttgtgaccctcCTCCGGACTTGCACCAACAGGTCCATGCCCTTCTTATGTTGAGGTCCCAGAGTTGGATGCAGGTATTGCAGATGGGGGTCTCATGAGGGTGGAGTGGAGagggagaatcacctccctcaacctgcttcTTTTGATGCCGCCCAGGATAGGGTTGCTTTTCTGGACTGCAAGTGCATGTTGCTGGGTCATGCTGAGCTtcttgtcaaccagcactcttAATTAAAGCAGTTTAAATGTGCTGTATATGAAAGAATGCCATTTATATCTTAGTAAAGCCTTCTACCTTTTAAGGATGTTATCTGAAAATTCTCTGTACAGCATGTGCCCAAGGACCTCAGACTTGGGTCAGAGCTGTTTGAAAGGCTTTGTCTGTATAAGCCTTTCACTTTTCttacctcttctttttttaaacgcTGAGCTTTGAACGGAGCTTGGAGCAATTACACTGTATACATGGCtgtatgtggggttttttcctttctaggaAGTATTTGTTTCTACTTGATAGCAACCCTCTGATAAACAAATATCATGCATACAGTGAAAAATGCATATGAAGAAAACTGTATGGTATGTGTGTAATTTTAAGTGCATGAAGACAGCCTGAAAAATGTAAACcccaaataaattatttcagggGGAATTGTGTTTATGCATTTAAGTTAACCCACAGATGACTAAGCATAAGTCTGGTAGGTGGATGGCAATGGACATATATGTGTATGATCAGTACTGAGATTTAACTGAGGGAATGATATAGCATCATAGCCAAAATATATTAGTGTAGTTGACCAATACCTGTCTGATCACAACCTTTGTGAACGAAGAATGTAAATAATACAAGGCAAAGAATAACCTCAAGAGGGGTTTGTTGTATGACAGAGTAACTGGCATATTCCCTCATCAAAGCATGAAAAGAAGCTTGTGAGTTCTCGGTGATATTGTTAGCATGCATGCAGCTGGTGTGAGATGTGACTTCCAACCAAGACTGTaactttgttgctgtttccataaatttcagaaaaatatgcCGCAACTGCAAATGTGGCCAGGAAGAGCATGATGTCCTCACAAGCAACGAGGAGGATCGGAAAGTGGGGAAACTCTTTGAAGATACGAAATACACAACCCTTATTGCAAAGCTGAAGAATGATGGCATTCCCATGTATAAACGCAATGTAATGATACTGACTAATCCAGTGCCAGCCAAGAAGAACATATCCATCAATACTGTGACTTATGAGTGGGCTCCTCCTGTCCAGAATCAGACACTTGTAAGTCCAACTAAATTTTTGTTCATCTTCAAGGCAGGAGTTGataagagaaagagaagagcttACTGGAAGGATAAATTTGCCTCTTGtggtctttttcctcctcagatggTGCCTGTTTAATTACTCTTATTTCTGTCATCTGGCAGATATGGATATTGTCTATGCAGCTACTTGAAAACTGGGGAGATTAGGTGGTTTTGGATAGAATTAAACATTATCTACTAAGTCCCCAGAGTCCAATTTTCTCTAACCTGCCTTTTTTAGTAAATAAAAATTTGCATGTAGTATGGgcttgaaagaaggaaaaaaaaaaccaccaaccaaCCCCACAACAGTTTGTCATTGTTTAAAGTTAAGGGGAACGTTCAATCTTGCTTATAGCCTTTACTGTATATGGTAAGAACAAGAAGAGTGTTGACATCTGAAAGAGCAACTCTCTTCCAGTAGCTTTTCAGCTGAAGTAGATGAGATGGCAGATAGCCTTCTGAGGACTTTGCTTAACTTTTCCATCTCTGGTTGCTGATTTACTGTACTTCAGTGTTGTGTGAGATCCATGCTGGAATCGTGTTACCTCTGACCTACTTCTCAAAATAACCTTTTTCAGTGAATTAGTCAAATCCTGTGTATCTAAATCAACTATTACTTAATATTGTTACCACTTTGATTTTTATGCTTCTCCTTGCTTTATTAAAGTTTATTTAGCTGGAATTATTTCTGCAATGGTCTGTGTGCTCCAGGCAGACTAttttgacttctgctttttaaagctATACTGATGGTCAGTAGTTTTATGTAGCTTTGAAGAGACAAAGTGCTTTGGAAATAGTTATTTCTCTGAGTAAATAGTAacattttgtatgttttaaaaGGCTTAAAAGGAAGCCTGTCTCTTACTCTGGGAAGAAGCCAGTTCATCTGCTGTATTTTATGTGCATCTACTGTGTGCTGGGAGATAAATGTTTATGGAAAGAACCTTGTTTTTGACAAATTTGACTATCACTAACAACAATAGAGATGATTTTAGTACTGTATTTGCTTAAAAGGATGGGTCTGTAGTTGAAGTGGCATCTGATAACTAATTCCTCCTGGTTCAGGCTAGACAGTATATGCAGATGCTGCCAAAGGAGAAGCAGCCTGTTGCTGGCTCGGAAGGAGCACAGTACAGGAAGAAACAGTTGGCTAAGCAGCTGCCTGCTCATGATCAAGATCCTTCGAAATGCCACGAGCTCTCCCCCAGTGAAGTTAAGCAGATGGAACAATTTGTGAAGAAGTACAAAAACGAGGCACTTGGTGTGGGAGATGTCAAGCTCCCTGGTGAGGTGGAAACAAGAGCTATTGATAAGAATAACTTGAACAATGGTGACAGAGGCACCTCGGCTGCTGTAGGAGCAATGGAGAACAAGTCACCAGATCAGAAGGCATCTCAGTATGTAAGTATAAAAAAGTCAAGATAAAACAAGAATATATATTACCATCTCAATGCTCTCTTTGGTTGTTTTACCCAATTGACTTATTTGTTAACTTGAAATAGTGAAAAtctggggagggaaaggaagaatgGCAACTGGAAAATGCTGTGAATATCTACACAGAAACCTGGTTTCTGACTATATTTAGTGCATTACAGCAAATAACTTTCTAGGTGACCTGTTTAATCTGTGTTGCAAAAGCATATTAGCTTAGGTTTAGATATGTTATTTCTAAGTATTTTTGTCTGGCTTCTATAATGTAACTTAGTCTCAGCTATATGCTGTAGCATTATCTCATTCTTTTTTATAAGGATTTGAAATAGACTAGTACAGAGAACAGGTCTTAAATACCTTGCAGAAGAATTGCCATCCTTCCCTATGCTTTTTCCTATCTGTTAGTTCTGCCTTTTTGCTCTCCAAACTTTCTTGTACATTCCATACTTTCAGACTCAGTCTGAAAGACATCCCCATAGCTGTGGTAAATAAAATGTCTTGAAAAGGTAAGTTTTGTTGTAGGAGTGGATTGCAATTCTTCTAaacctgattaaaaaaatcaaaacaacaaaacctacCAAGACACAAATATTCAGGTCTCCACTAATAAGGTAAATATaactttctcctctgcttttaaaagcaattcaCCATGACTGAAAGttgaacaagaaaaaatagatttGCAGCATATTTTCATCTTGTAAAGAAGCAAATCTCATTATGCATCTTTTAACCACCTAGGGTAGAGATGCCTCAAATTGTAGGTAATCATCTTGCCTTCATCTGGATTTATACAACTGCTAAACCTTCCAATTGACTCCTTGATGTAGAAAAACTCAAGAAGCtttgtaaatatatatgtatatagttTCCCTTGTAttagtttttttcatttgttccaAGCTGTTCTTTCTCCCATTTTGATGTCTTtctatgtgtattttaaaattgttaGTGTGAAATGAGTGTAGGGACTGATCAATATGCCTTATAGCTGAGACACTTAGTGTTTCATGTTTTGATATACACACACAATTAAAGAAGCCATTTGTGGCTGAGCTTGTAGTTATGTGAATCACAGCAAAAACCTTTCCAGGATATTCCAGTCCACAGACCAACTGGAGTGCAGGAAATGCCAAACTGGTGATTAAACTGTagataaaaaaatcattgcAGTAACATAAACCACCTGCATTTTTTTATGACAAAACCCTGTCTGTAAGCAGGTGTAAAGCAGAAGACTGAGTGAACTTTTTGGAATGATTTGTAGTGTAGCTTTGTTCGAAAATGTTACAGTCTCTTTTCAGTAATTGCTTTCCTCATCCTAAGAACATTAATCACAGACTATTGGAAAACAGCCATGAGTGACTAGCATTCTTAGAACACATCACAGACTGACTTTCAAGTAGTCACAATTTTTTCTCACCAGTGGTTCTCATGGGGTTTGATCTTCTCACAATCTATAAGTACAGTCATTTTCCTGTCACGTATTCTGGTCATGGTCTAGTTGGTTAGATTTGATGGAGGCTGCTTAATGTCTCCTTGTTCCTGAGCAGGTAAGATTTGTAGAACATGAATTTAATTGCCTGttgttggtggggttttttttaaaaactggacTGCAGTTGCAAGAACATGAATATGGCAAAATACAATAATCCATTGTATTGCTAGTGCTATGTCTGTCAACAGAGTGCACATCATCTTGAATTGTTTTGTTAAACCTATACTGTGGCATCTTGTCACACTACTAGCTGCTCATGGGAGTAAACTACCATTACATTTCAGTCTGGGAAGGTGGGATTTATTAAATGTGTCAGTAATATGTAATTACTATAAATGTACCTATTCAAAAACTCATTAACTTGGTAATAACCTCTTTCCAGTCCTGCTATCGCTGCAAACTGAACATGAAAGAAGGTGACCCGGCTGTCTACGCAGAACGTGCTGGATATGACAAATTGTGGCACCCAGCTTGTTTTgtctgctccacctgcagtgaACTTCTGGTAGACATGATCTATTTCTGGAAGAATGGTAACTTGTACTGTGGAAGGCATTATTGTGATAGCGAAAAACCCCGCTGTGCTGGATGCGATGAGGTAGGAAATATCCCAGTCCTTTGTTTTAAGCACATTGTTTGCTCCCCTAAGAAGTGAATGTGATtattagtaaaatattttagtgcAGGGAGATTATTCACCTTCCCCAGTTTTGCAAGGAACTGAAACTGATATGGACACATTCAGAAAACTCTATAGTTTGCTTTGGATCTTGTGAGGATTTTGTGCAATCTACAGGTACATAGGATGAATGAAGTCCATGAGTGCTAATCCTTCCAAGAAGTCCCAGTTACAAAACTGTTTGCTGATAAAGGGCACTAGGGGGAGCGCCTTACTAAATTACACCTTGTGCAGTGCCCCGAGCAGCCTGCCTGCTGGCTTTGTCTTCTGCTGACTCTGAATACATGAATGGGAGACTTCTGGGAAACAGTCAAACAGATGAACatgtttaattttgttattGAAATCACTTGAAAGAGTGGGAATCGCCAGGAGTTTCTTGGATATTGCAAAACATCCTGAGGCTAGATTTATTAAAAGGAATACTATTCAATTGAAAATATTCATATTTGTTTGTATCTTCCTCATAGCTCATATTCAGCAATGAATATACTCAAGCAGAAGGTCAAAACTGGCATCTGAAACACTTCTGCTGTTTTGACTGTGACTGTGTcttggctggggaaatctaCGTGATGGTGAATGACAAGCCAGTCTGCAAACCCTGCTATGTGAAGAACCATGCTGCGGTAAGGTTCTTACAGATGTGTTGGCACTGTAAAGGAATGTCCATCTATGGAGCTTGAAACTCTTACTTTCTCCTAGTGTTAGGAGTACCTGAAGAGTGTAAAAATTGAATGCAGATTTAAGATCAAGTCAATCATCTTTttcatctttggaaaaaaaaaaatcttaagcaGACAAGTATTTTGTCAACTCATAAATTTGAGCCACTGGTGGAAGGAAAGCCTGTTCTGAATCTACCTTTAACTTTAACAAAGCAAAATGACTGACAGGATAAAGCTAAAAGTTTGGGAAGGAATCATAGTTCTTGATTCATAATTATTCTAGGAACTCAAATCTGAGATGATGGTCCATCTACCTATTAACTGGCTATTAGTTAGGAGTTCAGTCCAATGTGTGTCTAGACTGTTTACATAGTTAACACAAAAACTTATTATCTCTAGCTGGCAATCAATCATCTTCAGAGGTAGTGTGAAGGTTTATCTTTTGGAGAGACTGTTTTTCTCTTAAGATACTA
Above is a window of Colius striatus isolate bColStr4 chromosome 1, bColStr4.1.hap1, whole genome shotgun sequence DNA encoding:
- the TES gene encoding testin, producing MDLESRVKKMGLGHEQGFGAPCLKCKDKCEGFELHFWRKICRNCKCGQEEHDVLTSNEEDRKVGKLFEDTKYTTLIAKLKNDGIPMYKRNVMILTNPVPAKKNISINTVTYEWAPPVQNQTLARQYMQMLPKEKQPVAGSEGAQYRKKQLAKQLPAHDQDPSKCHELSPSEVKQMEQFVKKYKNEALGVGDVKLPGEVETRAIDKNNLNNGDRGTSAAVGAMENKSPDQKASQYSCYRCKLNMKEGDPAVYAERAGYDKLWHPACFVCSTCSELLVDMIYFWKNGNLYCGRHYCDSEKPRCAGCDELIFSNEYTQAEGQNWHLKHFCCFDCDCVLAGEIYVMVNDKPVCKPCYVKNHAAICQGCHNAIDPEVQRVTYNNFNWHATQECFLCSCCSKCLIGQKFMPVEGMVFCSVECKKKMIS